From a region of the Streptacidiphilus albus JL83 genome:
- a CDS encoding putative Ig domain-containing protein yields MGTPPVSHRRGRTALAGLASLALATGAMVAATAPQAAAAPATTHQTQHSTTADPYSPAYQHAYRHGALPTIQRNGEMKNWAASRSTPAVATGPETLSYGGGIDGIGVNDGHSKVYLVFYGNQWGTESTNGNGDATFSGDPDGGAPVAQEMFKGIGTGGELWSADLTQWCDGPNVATGATSCPSNASFVPYQGGGVLAGVWYDNSAASPSAATGHQLGAEAVNAAAHFGNTTAASNRNAYYVVLSPTGTNPDNYQGQYCAWHDYNGDSSLTGGPVTSPYGDIAFSNQPYNMDSGAGCGVGFVNSPGTLDGYTITLGHEWHEMMSDQNPAGGWTNNTGSSYNGQEDSDECAWLSPGTTGGAANVTMATGTFAEQASWSNDTNACSISHPIVGGGSGSNTVTVTNPGSQSSTVGTAVSLQVTAGDSASGQSLTYSATGLPAGLAINTTSGLITGTPTTVGTSSVTVSAKDTTGATGSASFGWTVSSTGGGGCTAAQLLGNPGFETGSAAPWTATAGVINNSSSEPAHSGSWDAWLDGYGAAHTDTLTQAVTVPTGCTNATLSYWLHIDTAKTGTTAADTLKVEITSGSTTTTLATYSNLNAAGGYTQHSVSLTAYIGKAVTVKFIGTENSSSQQTSFVLDDTALNVS; encoded by the coding sequence ATGGGCACACCCCCCGTATCGCATCGCAGAGGACGTACGGCCCTGGCCGGCCTCGCGTCCCTCGCCCTGGCCACCGGCGCCATGGTGGCAGCAACCGCACCCCAGGCGGCGGCCGCCCCGGCCACGACGCACCAGACGCAGCACTCCACCACCGCCGACCCCTACAGCCCGGCCTACCAGCACGCCTACCGGCACGGCGCGTTGCCGACGATCCAGCGCAACGGCGAGATGAAGAACTGGGCCGCTTCCCGGTCGACCCCGGCCGTCGCGACCGGGCCGGAGACGCTGTCCTACGGCGGCGGCATCGACGGTATCGGCGTCAACGACGGCCACTCCAAGGTCTACCTCGTGTTCTACGGCAACCAGTGGGGAACCGAGAGCACCAACGGCAACGGCGACGCGACGTTCTCGGGCGACCCGGACGGCGGCGCCCCGGTCGCGCAGGAGATGTTCAAGGGCATAGGCACCGGCGGCGAACTGTGGTCCGCCGACCTGACCCAGTGGTGCGACGGTCCCAACGTGGCTACGGGTGCCACCAGTTGCCCCTCGAATGCCAGCTTCGTCCCCTACCAGGGCGGCGGCGTGCTGGCCGGCGTCTGGTACGACAACTCGGCCGCCTCGCCGAGCGCCGCGACCGGACACCAGTTGGGTGCGGAGGCCGTCAACGCGGCAGCCCACTTCGGCAACACCACGGCCGCGTCGAACCGCAACGCCTACTACGTGGTCCTCTCGCCCACCGGAACCAATCCGGACAACTACCAGGGCCAGTACTGCGCCTGGCACGACTACAACGGCGACAGCTCGCTCACCGGCGGCCCGGTGACCTCGCCCTACGGCGACATCGCCTTCAGCAACCAGCCGTACAACATGGACTCGGGTGCGGGCTGCGGCGTGGGCTTCGTCAACTCGCCCGGAACCCTGGACGGCTACACCATCACCCTCGGCCACGAGTGGCACGAGATGATGTCGGACCAGAACCCGGCCGGCGGCTGGACCAACAACACCGGCAGCTCCTACAACGGCCAGGAGGACTCCGACGAGTGCGCCTGGCTGTCCCCCGGCACAACGGGCGGCGCGGCCAACGTCACCATGGCCACCGGCACCTTCGCCGAACAGGCCAGCTGGTCCAACGACACCAACGCCTGCTCCATCTCCCACCCGATCGTCGGCGGCGGCAGCGGCAGCAACACCGTGACGGTCACCAACCCGGGCAGCCAGAGCAGCACGGTCGGCACCGCGGTCTCGCTGCAGGTCACCGCCGGAGACTCCGCCTCGGGTCAGAGCCTCACCTACTCGGCGACCGGCCTGCCGGCCGGCCTGGCCATCAACACCACCAGCGGCCTGATCACCGGAACTCCGACCACCGTCGGCACGTCCTCGGTCACCGTCAGCGCCAAGGACACCACCGGCGCCACCGGCAGCGCGAGCTTCGGCTGGACCGTCTCCAGCACGGGCGGCGGGGGCTGCACCGCAGCACAGCTGCTCGGCAACCCCGGCTTCGAGACCGGTAGCGCCGCCCCCTGGACGGCCACCGCCGGCGTGATCAACAACAGCAGCAGCGAGCCCGCCCACTCCGGCAGCTGGGACGCCTGGCTGGACGGCTACGGCGCCGCCCACACCGACACCCTGACCCAGGCCGTCACCGTGCCGACCGGGTGCACCAACGCCACCCTGTCCTACTGGCTGCACATCGACACCGCCAAGACCGGCACCACCGCTGCCGACACCCTCAAGGTCGAGATCACCAGCGGCTCCACCACGACCACCCTGGCGACCTACTCCAACCTGAACGCCGCCGGCGGCTACACCCAGCACTCCGTGAGCCTCACCGCCTACATCGGCAAGGCGGTCACCGTGAAGTTCATCGGCACGGAGAACTCCTCCTCACAGCAGACCAGCTTCGTCCTGGACGACACCGCGCTCAACGTGTCCTGA
- a CDS encoding sensor histidine kinase, protein MTRRIALTVLALVTVLLTLAVVPLGVLLTDREQTSFRASAQADAQQLAAAAEETLSDHRSDTSMLQLLAAARVRGDCAAVYDSASHPVARTPCADATGGDVPALVAATLAHPQTSARQVGEQLTVTTPVGDIQDVSGVTVLVRSADPLHDRIWAVWGWLALIGVGGLLAGTFVSVRLARWVGSPLNTLDEAAQRLGEGALEVRAPAGQGPQEVRRLAATFNTMAGRTEALVHGHRTVLADVSHQLRTPLAALRLRLDLLAGDVDGDTAQELAGAQEEIARLSRLVDGLLAVARAEGAVPRPVAVRVDQVVAERLAAWEPVAGERRVALSARGEKELTVLLGAGDLEQVLDNLVANALDAVPEGGSVRIEVATGSGLAGQAAVELRVVDDGPGMSAQARESAFRRFGNPEAGGTGLGLAIVHRLVTANGGAARLEDSAGGGLTVVLDLPRRLRGQGRSGSQQPPTGEPPIAR, encoded by the coding sequence GTGACCCGGCGGATCGCACTGACCGTACTGGCCCTGGTCACCGTGCTGCTGACGCTGGCCGTGGTCCCGCTCGGGGTGCTGCTCACCGACCGCGAGCAGACCTCCTTCCGCGCCTCTGCGCAGGCGGATGCCCAGCAGTTGGCCGCCGCCGCCGAGGAGACCCTGTCCGACCACCGGTCCGACACTTCGATGCTGCAACTGCTGGCAGCTGCCAGGGTCCGGGGCGACTGCGCGGCCGTCTACGACTCCGCGTCCCACCCGGTTGCGCGCACCCCCTGCGCGGACGCCACCGGCGGAGACGTCCCGGCCCTGGTCGCCGCCACGCTGGCCCATCCGCAGACCAGCGCCCGGCAGGTGGGGGAGCAGCTGACGGTCACGACGCCGGTCGGCGACATCCAGGACGTCTCCGGGGTGACCGTACTGGTGCGGTCCGCCGACCCGCTGCACGACCGGATCTGGGCGGTGTGGGGCTGGCTCGCGTTGATCGGGGTGGGTGGCCTGCTCGCGGGGACGTTCGTCTCGGTCCGCCTCGCCCGCTGGGTCGGCAGCCCTCTGAACACCCTCGACGAAGCCGCACAGCGCCTGGGGGAGGGTGCGTTGGAGGTCCGGGCGCCTGCCGGGCAGGGCCCGCAGGAGGTGCGCCGGCTGGCGGCGACCTTCAACACCATGGCCGGGCGCACCGAGGCCCTGGTCCACGGCCACCGCACAGTTCTGGCCGATGTCTCGCACCAGTTGCGGACGCCGCTGGCCGCACTGCGGCTGCGGCTGGACCTGCTGGCCGGCGACGTCGACGGGGACACGGCGCAGGAGCTGGCGGGCGCCCAGGAGGAGATCGCCCGGCTGTCGCGGTTGGTGGACGGGCTGTTGGCGGTGGCCAGGGCGGAGGGCGCGGTGCCGCGTCCGGTCGCGGTGCGGGTGGACCAGGTGGTGGCCGAGCGGCTGGCCGCCTGGGAGCCGGTGGCCGGAGAGCGGCGGGTGGCGTTGTCGGCGCGCGGCGAGAAGGAGCTGACGGTGCTCCTGGGCGCCGGTGACCTGGAGCAGGTGCTGGACAACCTGGTGGCGAACGCGCTGGACGCGGTCCCCGAGGGCGGCAGCGTGCGGATCGAGGTGGCCACTGGCTCCGGGCTGGCCGGGCAGGCAGCGGTTGAACTGCGGGTGGTCGACGACGGCCCGGGGATGAGTGCCCAGGCTCGGGAGTCGGCGTTCCGCCGGTTCGGCAATCCGGAAGCGGGAGGGACCGGCCTGGGGCTGGCGATCGTGCACCGCCTGGTCACCGCGAACGGCGGCGCGGCCCGGCTGGAGGACAGCGCCGGTGGCGGCCTGACGGTGGTCCTGGACCTGCCACGACGCCTACGCGGCCAGGGGCGCAGCGGCAGTCAGCAGCCGCCGACCGGAGAGCCGCCGATCGCACGGTGA
- a CDS encoding flavin reductase family protein has product MDTTTRIAPDHVTIAPSILYFGTPVVLLSTENEDGSANLAPMSSAWALGQVVVLGIGADGQTAHNLRSRRDLVINLPGPAQWPNVERLAPLTGRDPVPEGKRGTFRFEPDKFAAAGLLPEPSDLVRPPRVADCPMQLEARAERVAPDASGSFVIVEARVLRVHADPRLLVPGTQHIDPAAWSPLVYNFRHYFGLGPELGRTFRSETPR; this is encoded by the coding sequence ATGGACACCACGACCCGCATCGCACCCGACCATGTCACGATCGCGCCGAGCATCCTGTACTTCGGCACCCCGGTGGTACTGCTCTCGACCGAGAACGAGGACGGCTCCGCCAACCTCGCGCCGATGTCCTCCGCCTGGGCGCTCGGTCAGGTCGTCGTCCTCGGCATCGGCGCGGACGGCCAGACCGCGCACAACCTCCGCAGCCGCCGCGACCTGGTGATCAACCTGCCCGGCCCGGCCCAGTGGCCGAACGTGGAGCGGCTGGCCCCGCTGACCGGTCGCGATCCGGTCCCCGAGGGCAAGCGGGGCACCTTCCGCTTCGAGCCCGACAAGTTCGCCGCCGCCGGACTGCTGCCCGAGCCCTCCGACCTGGTCCGGCCGCCCAGGGTGGCGGACTGCCCGATGCAGTTGGAGGCGCGCGCCGAGCGGGTCGCCCCGGACGCCTCGGGTTCGTTCGTGATCGTGGAGGCCCGGGTGCTCAGGGTGCACGCCGATCCGCGCCTGCTCGTCCCGGGGACCCAGCACATCGACCCGGCCGCCTGGAGCCCGCTGGTCTACAACTTCCGCCACTACTTCGGCCTCGGCCCGGAGCTCGGCCGCACCTTCCGCTCGGAGACCCCGCGGTAA
- a CDS encoding tannase/feruloyl esterase family alpha/beta hydrolase → MGFPTSGSASMTLRRCVRTAASAATGSPLHRASPKGSYFDGCSDGGREALIEAPRYPTDCNGIIAGSPASVQTELNAFEDSVDRLAQG, encoded by the coding sequence GTGGGCTTCCCCACCTCGGGCAGCGCCTCGATGACGCTGCGGAGGTGCGTGCGCACGGCGGCCTCGGCCGCGACGGGGTCTCCCCTGCACAGGGCTTCTCCCAAGGGCTCCTACTTCGACGGCTGCTCGGACGGCGGCCGCGAGGCCCTGATCGAGGCCCCGCGCTACCCGACCGACTGCAACGGCATCATCGCCGGATCGCCGGCCTCGGTCCAGACCGAGCTGAACGCCTTCGAGGACTCGGTAGATCGCCTCGCGCAGGGTTGA
- a CDS encoding response regulator, with amino-acid sequence MDSRLRVVIAEDAAIMRDGLTQTLTRRGLHVVAAVGDAKALRQAVDEFLPDVAIIDVRMPPTHTDEGMRAALEIHRDLPRVGVLVFSQYIETRSATELFTGEAGGLGYLLKDRVADVGEFVEAVSQVACGGTVLDPEVVRHLLRATRRAASLATLTPREREVLALVAQGRSNAAIAELLSITPGVVEKHVASIFGKLELAPSTGHNRRVIATLRYLEP; translated from the coding sequence ATGGACAGTCGACTACGAGTGGTGATAGCCGAGGACGCCGCGATCATGCGTGACGGCCTCACCCAGACCCTGACCCGCCGCGGCCTGCACGTGGTCGCTGCCGTCGGCGATGCGAAGGCCCTGCGCCAAGCCGTTGACGAATTCCTCCCCGACGTCGCCATCATCGACGTGCGGATGCCGCCGACCCACACCGACGAGGGGATGCGGGCGGCCCTGGAGATCCACCGCGATCTGCCGAGGGTCGGCGTACTGGTCTTCTCCCAGTACATCGAGACCCGGTCCGCGACTGAGCTGTTCACCGGGGAAGCGGGCGGCCTGGGATATCTGCTCAAGGACCGGGTTGCCGACGTCGGTGAGTTCGTCGAGGCCGTCTCCCAGGTGGCGTGCGGCGGTACCGTGCTGGACCCCGAGGTGGTCCGGCATCTGCTCCGCGCCACCCGTCGGGCCGCCTCCCTGGCGACCCTCACCCCGCGCGAGCGGGAGGTGCTCGCTCTGGTCGCCCAGGGCCGCTCCAACGCCGCGATCGCGGAGCTGCTCTCCATCACCCCGGGGGTGGTGGAGAAGCATGTCGCCAGCATCTTCGGCAAGTTGGAGCTGGCACCGTCCACCGGCCACAACCGACGTGTCATCGCCACCCTCCGGTATCTGGAGCCCTGA
- a CDS encoding non-ribosomal peptide synthetase has protein sequence MSKPNVEDVYGLSPLQFGMLFHSLEDTSDTRPYMVQMTEEVSGQFDEDCFRDAWQQLINRHSILRSAFVWEGVSEPVQVVQRTAELPFSIKNLLGQAPQVQEERLQQFLADDWERGFDLAKAPLVRVTILRMAAQRRIVVWSFHHILLDGWSIQILQQELSAIYQGLLAGRPAQLPPATPYRRYVEWLNSQQPAGSKEFWTGYLAGVTEPTDLHVDRATGESGVGEIEVRADAQLFAQASAYARGSRITMNTLVQGLWAILLSRYSGNDDVMFGSTISGRSISLPNVESMMGLFINTLPVRGRIDGDRKVSDWLQELQDEQLDMRHWEYCHLVDVREHSQIPRGEPLFRSILVFENYPVMQAASDIPDGMTSRLVNCVERTGYPLTLVASAGSALEFRFVYDRALFDDTTMERLVGHFQTLLASVAGSPGARLSELEMLTAGEREQILVEWNDTAGPYPDAATIHQLVEERAGRDPEAVAVSFGAESLTYRQVNERANQLAHHLRGSGVVPGALVAVCLDRSPDLVCALLGILKAGAAFVPLDPDYPTERIAYMVEDTATPLVVTHTDHAGRLPAGTALLLVDREWPQGATSDPVPVAGPDDAAYVIYTSGSTGRPKGVQLDHRGVVNYLDWCDRNYPPTAASGVGTLLYSSVTFDLTITALFLPLMQGLRIDIPRPDADQSAFDAAVETVLTGVEVSFLKATPSHLELLVAQLESAGVRHAIRTVVAGGEDLSPALAERVLASSGCGTVISNEYGATEGSVANVMSLFSAVDPGWEATPVGVPISNTTAYVVDRFDRPVPVGVPGECLLGGICVARGYLNRPELTGARFVADPFSGVPGARVYRTGDLVVWRADGQMEFVGRIDDQVKLRGYRIELGEIENNLLTHPGISATAVIVREDSPGDKRLVAYLVPAGDTAPAIGDLRTHLQRDLPDYMVPTSYVTLDALPLTPNGKTDRKALPAPDHHRPDLGVDYAAPRNAVEEEIVAIWRDVLGLTEVGIHDNFFHLGGQSIKAVRVAARVRANGRTVSLQQIMRHATVADLAAAIAGPQPTASGLIVQLSDAADLQAADTQAADTQVAEARKPRLFCIHPGGGSTHSYRELAARLADSFEVYGVQASGLNAGEEPIVGIEAMARRYWEEIRSVQPEGPCLLLGWSTGAVVAHEMCVQQPDQVAAAYLLEPAVTGPDQGPRFRRYAEIYQRVNDLWQKGQCQTGAARAETERALKSLAPQMNIEVDAITLDEWLPYEVLEAEVRSLAEYRAGRSFARATLFVSASVRDSGPDGSVDEVSHSQYTAHWQRLHPAGIEILDLQGGHVQMVSGTEQLAMLVATIAKPTS, from the coding sequence ATGAGCAAGCCCAACGTCGAAGACGTCTACGGACTCTCGCCCCTGCAGTTCGGAATGCTGTTCCACTCGCTGGAGGACACCTCCGACACCCGCCCCTACATGGTGCAGATGACCGAAGAGGTCAGCGGCCAGTTCGACGAGGACTGCTTCCGGGACGCATGGCAGCAGCTCATCAACCGCCACTCGATCCTGCGCAGTGCCTTCGTGTGGGAGGGCGTCTCCGAGCCGGTCCAGGTCGTCCAGCGGACGGCGGAACTCCCCTTCTCGATCAAGAACCTGCTCGGCCAGGCCCCCCAGGTGCAGGAGGAGCGGCTTCAGCAGTTCCTGGCCGACGACTGGGAGCGCGGGTTCGACCTCGCCAAGGCGCCGCTGGTGAGGGTCACCATTCTCAGGATGGCGGCGCAGCGCCGGATCGTGGTGTGGTCGTTCCACCACATCCTGCTGGACGGGTGGAGCATCCAGATCCTCCAGCAGGAGCTCTCCGCGATCTACCAGGGCCTGCTGGCCGGCCGGCCGGCACAGCTCCCGCCGGCGACGCCGTACCGCCGGTACGTCGAGTGGCTGAACTCCCAGCAGCCCGCCGGTTCGAAGGAGTTCTGGACCGGCTACCTCGCGGGAGTCACCGAACCGACCGACCTCCACGTCGACCGGGCCACGGGGGAGTCGGGCGTCGGCGAGATCGAGGTCCGTGCCGACGCGCAGCTGTTCGCCCAGGCGAGCGCCTATGCCCGGGGCTCGCGGATCACGATGAACACCCTGGTCCAGGGCCTGTGGGCAATCCTCCTGTCCCGGTACAGCGGCAACGACGACGTGATGTTCGGCTCCACGATCTCCGGCAGGTCGATCTCCCTGCCCAATGTCGAGTCGATGATGGGGCTGTTCATCAACACGCTACCGGTGCGCGGCCGCATCGACGGGGACCGGAAGGTGTCGGACTGGCTGCAGGAGCTCCAGGACGAGCAGCTCGACATGCGGCACTGGGAGTACTGCCACCTGGTCGACGTCCGCGAGCACAGCCAGATCCCGCGCGGCGAACCGCTCTTCCGCTCCATCTTGGTCTTCGAGAACTACCCGGTGATGCAGGCAGCCTCGGACATCCCGGACGGGATGACCAGCCGACTGGTCAACTGCGTGGAACGGACCGGGTACCCGCTGACCCTGGTGGCATCGGCCGGCTCGGCCCTGGAGTTCCGATTCGTTTATGACCGGGCCCTGTTCGACGATACGACCATGGAGCGTCTGGTGGGCCATTTCCAGACGTTGCTGGCCTCGGTTGCGGGTAGTCCGGGGGCGCGGTTGTCGGAGTTGGAGATGCTGACTGCGGGGGAGCGGGAGCAGATCCTGGTGGAGTGGAACGACACGGCGGGTCCGTATCCGGATGCGGCGACGATTCATCAGCTGGTGGAGGAGCGTGCCGGGCGGGATCCGGAGGCGGTGGCGGTGTCGTTCGGGGCGGAGAGTCTGACGTACCGCCAGGTCAACGAGCGGGCCAACCAGTTGGCGCACCATCTGCGCGGCTCGGGGGTCGTTCCGGGGGCGTTGGTGGCGGTGTGTCTGGACCGTAGTCCGGACCTGGTGTGTGCGCTGCTGGGGATCCTCAAGGCGGGTGCTGCGTTCGTTCCGCTGGACCCGGACTATCCGACCGAGCGTATCGCGTACATGGTCGAGGACACGGCGACGCCGCTGGTCGTGACGCACACCGACCATGCGGGCCGGCTGCCGGCTGGGACGGCGCTGCTGTTGGTGGACCGGGAGTGGCCGCAGGGTGCGACCAGCGACCCGGTGCCGGTTGCGGGTCCGGACGACGCGGCGTATGTGATCTACACGTCGGGTTCGACGGGTCGGCCCAAGGGTGTGCAGTTGGACCACCGGGGTGTGGTGAACTACCTGGACTGGTGCGACCGGAACTATCCGCCGACTGCGGCGAGTGGTGTCGGGACGCTGCTGTACTCCTCGGTGACGTTCGATCTGACGATCACGGCGTTGTTCCTGCCGTTGATGCAGGGCCTGCGGATCGACATCCCGCGTCCGGACGCCGACCAGAGCGCGTTCGACGCGGCGGTCGAGACGGTCCTGACGGGTGTGGAGGTCAGTTTCCTGAAGGCGACGCCGTCGCATCTGGAGTTGCTGGTCGCGCAGTTGGAGAGCGCGGGTGTGCGGCATGCGATTCGGACGGTGGTGGCGGGTGGTGAGGACCTGTCGCCGGCGCTGGCGGAGCGGGTGCTGGCTTCGAGCGGGTGCGGGACGGTGATCTCGAACGAGTACGGGGCGACCGAGGGTTCGGTGGCGAATGTGATGAGTCTGTTCTCGGCGGTGGATCCGGGGTGGGAGGCCACGCCGGTGGGGGTGCCGATCAGCAATACGACGGCGTATGTGGTGGACCGGTTCGACCGGCCGGTGCCGGTGGGTGTGCCGGGTGAGTGCCTGCTGGGCGGGATCTGCGTGGCGCGGGGCTACTTGAACCGCCCCGAGCTGACCGGCGCACGTTTCGTCGCGGACCCGTTCTCCGGGGTTCCCGGTGCGCGGGTGTACCGGACGGGTGACCTGGTGGTGTGGCGGGCGGACGGGCAGATGGAGTTCGTCGGCCGGATCGACGACCAGGTCAAGCTGCGCGGCTATCGGATCGAGCTGGGCGAGATCGAGAACAACCTGCTCACCCACCCCGGCATCAGCGCCACGGCCGTCATCGTGCGCGAGGACTCGCCGGGCGACAAGCGGCTGGTCGCGTACCTGGTCCCGGCCGGCGACACCGCCCCCGCCATCGGTGACCTGCGCACCCACCTGCAGCGGGACCTGCCCGACTACATGGTCCCCACCTCCTACGTCACCCTGGACGCCCTGCCACTCACCCCCAACGGCAAGACCGACCGCAAGGCCCTCCCCGCCCCCGACCACCACCGACCCGACCTGGGCGTCGACTATGCGGCCCCGCGCAACGCCGTCGAGGAGGAGATCGTCGCCATCTGGCGGGATGTCCTGGGCCTCACGGAGGTCGGTATCCACGACAACTTCTTCCACCTCGGCGGCCAGTCGATCAAGGCGGTGCGGGTCGCTGCCCGGGTCAGAGCGAACGGGCGGACGGTGAGTCTGCAGCAGATCATGCGGCACGCCACCGTCGCTGACCTCGCTGCCGCGATCGCCGGCCCGCAACCGACGGCCTCCGGCCTGATAGTCCAGCTGTCGGACGCAGCGGACTTGCAGGCGGCGGACACACAGGCGGCGGACACACAGGTGGCGGAGGCGCGGAAGCCCCGGTTGTTCTGCATCCACCCCGGTGGCGGCAGTACGCACTCCTACCGGGAGCTGGCTGCTCGGCTCGCCGACTCGTTCGAGGTGTACGGGGTACAGGCGTCCGGGCTGAACGCGGGTGAGGAACCGATCGTCGGCATCGAGGCCATGGCACGCCGGTACTGGGAGGAGATCCGGTCGGTCCAGCCGGAGGGGCCCTGCCTGCTTCTCGGGTGGTCGACCGGGGCGGTGGTGGCCCACGAGATGTGCGTGCAGCAGCCGGACCAGGTCGCCGCCGCCTACCTGCTCGAACCCGCCGTCACCGGGCCCGACCAGGGCCCCCGGTTCCGCCGGTACGCCGAGATCTATCAGCGGGTCAACGACCTCTGGCAGAAGGGGCAGTGCCAGACCGGGGCCGCGCGAGCGGAGACGGAGCGTGCGCTCAAGAGCCTGGCTCCGCAGATGAATATCGAGGTGGACGCCATCACCCTGGACGAGTGGCTGCCCTACGAGGTCCTTGAGGCCGAGGTCAGATCGCTTGCCGAGTACCGGGCGGGCCGCTCCTTCGCCAGGGCCACCCTGTTCGTCAGTGCGTCGGTCCGTGACTCGGGCCCGGACGGGTCGGTGGACGAGGTGTCCCACAGCCAGTACACCGCCCACTGGCAGCGTCTCCACCCCGCCGGTATCGAGATCCTCGATCTGCAGGGCGGCCACGTGCAGATGGTCAGCGGCACCGAGCAACTGGCGATGCTGGTGGCCACGATCGCGAAGCCGACGTCGTGA
- a CDS encoding DUF7134 domain-containing protein: protein MLQRANSWIQRHPWQWDTALAVLLFASSTDEAHVGGPGTAFAATVVNALVAATVIPRRRFPVAAFTAVAVLGSLQIALGQRPGSVPPIAALQPTATDLAIPVLLYTLTVHRSRRISVAGLVACLLGSAVAVLQWSPAHQAYPGIPLLAADPPPSPSSCRGTPDGQSTTSGDSRGRRDHA from the coding sequence GTGCTGCAGAGGGCGAACTCGTGGATACAGCGGCATCCCTGGCAGTGGGACACCGCGCTGGCGGTGCTGCTGTTCGCGTCGAGCACCGACGAGGCCCACGTCGGCGGGCCCGGCACCGCCTTCGCCGCCACCGTCGTCAACGCTCTGGTCGCCGCCACCGTGATCCCGCGCAGGCGGTTTCCGGTGGCGGCGTTCACCGCAGTGGCGGTGCTCGGGTCCCTGCAGATCGCCCTGGGCCAGCGGCCAGGGAGCGTGCCCCCGATAGCGGCCCTGCAGCCCACTGCGACCGACCTGGCAATCCCGGTGCTGCTCTACACCCTGACCGTGCACCGCTCGCGGCGGATCTCCGTCGCCGGTCTGGTGGCCTGTCTGCTGGGGTCCGCCGTGGCCGTCCTCCAGTGGTCGCCGGCGCACCAGGCATACCCCGGGATCCCGCTGCTGGCCGCGGACCCACCGCCGTCACCGTCCAGCTGCCGTGGCACGCCTGATGGACAGTCGACTACGAGTGGTGATAGCCGAGGACGCCGCGATCATGCGTGA
- a CDS encoding DUF6069 family protein: MLASLCAIVGSLAADALLVVIGEAVFPATEGYVHFQFADYSKLTVIGVVIACIAWPVTTRISSDPRWLFLRMAVLVTLVLLLPDVYIWAQGQSAQAVAVLMVMHIAIGVVTYEALVRLAPTRAALPQHSRPQADTVSNDR, from the coding sequence GTGCTGGCGAGTCTGTGCGCGATCGTCGGCTCGCTGGCAGCCGACGCGCTGCTGGTCGTGATCGGTGAGGCTGTGTTCCCCGCGACCGAGGGGTACGTGCACTTCCAGTTCGCCGACTACAGCAAGCTGACCGTGATCGGCGTGGTCATCGCCTGTATCGCCTGGCCCGTCACGACGAGGATCAGCTCGGATCCGCGCTGGCTGTTCCTGCGCATGGCCGTCCTGGTCACCCTGGTGCTACTGCTGCCGGACGTCTACATCTGGGCGCAGGGCCAGTCCGCGCAGGCGGTGGCCGTCCTGATGGTGATGCACATCGCGATCGGCGTGGTGACCTACGAAGCCCTCGTGCGCCTCGCCCCGACCCGCGCGGCCCTGCCGCAGCACTCGCGACCGCAGGCGGACACGGTATCCAACGACCGCTGA
- a CDS encoding response regulator transcription factor gives MQETDADAVRVRVLVVEDDPGIARSLVRGLERAGYLARSVDTGRAALSVEPAPDLVLLDLGLPDLDGVEVCRLLRRRSDVAVIVVTARGEEGDRVSALDEGADDYLVKPFGLAELLARVRAVLRRTRPQVSELLQHGPLSVDPRTRKVTVSGTEVVLTAKEFDILECLAVDPGRVVTRQEILERAWDAHWYGPTKVLDVHMAALRRKLGVPGLVETVYGRGFRLGDPGEPQ, from the coding sequence ATGCAGGAGACGGACGCTGACGCGGTGAGGGTTCGGGTGCTGGTGGTCGAGGACGATCCGGGGATCGCCCGGTCGCTGGTGCGCGGGCTGGAGCGGGCCGGTTACCTGGCGCGGAGCGTGGACACCGGCCGGGCGGCGTTGTCCGTCGAGCCGGCTCCCGATCTGGTACTGCTGGACCTGGGCCTGCCTGATCTGGACGGTGTCGAGGTCTGCCGCCTGCTGCGGCGGCGCTCGGACGTGGCGGTGATCGTGGTGACCGCGCGGGGCGAGGAGGGCGATCGGGTGTCGGCGCTGGACGAGGGCGCGGACGACTACCTGGTCAAGCCGTTCGGCCTGGCCGAATTGCTGGCGCGGGTCCGCGCGGTGCTGCGGCGGACCCGTCCGCAGGTCTCCGAGCTTCTGCAACACGGACCTCTGTCGGTGGATCCACGGACCCGGAAGGTCACCGTCAGCGGGACGGAGGTGGTGCTGACGGCCAAGGAGTTCGACATCCTGGAGTGCCTGGCGGTGGATCCGGGACGGGTGGTGACCCGGCAGGAGATCCTGGAACGCGCCTGGGACGCCCACTGGTACGGCCCCACCAAGGTCCTGGACGTCCACATGGCCGCGCTGCGCCGCAAACTGGGCGTGCCCGGGCTGGTGGAGACGGTGTACGGCCGTGGCTTCCGGCTCGGTGACCCGGGCGAGCCCCAGTGA